The Solicola gregarius DNA window CCTCGCCGAGGCGGTCGTCTTCGACCGACTGGAGCGTCACGGCGTGTTGGAGCTGCTGGACAGCATCGTCCTGCGCGCTTCGCGGGAGACTCTGTTGCTGAACGTCCGCCACTGCCCAGTTGGCTCCCCGGACGCTGACGATCTGTCCTGGCTCCGGCACGGCCGTGGCTGTCGTGTGTTCCCTCGCTGTCACAGAACCGACCCTATCGATGGACACCGACATGTGCTCGACAATCAGTGAACCCAATAGCCGACTTGTTGTACGCGGAGTCACGACTTTGACCTCGACGCAGGACTGCGCTCAGTGAGAATTGGCCTCGGAATGAGACGTTCGGGCCGTGGCGGAGGGAGCGGATCTACAGAGGTGACCGACCACCCGTCAGGTTCGAGGTCCGGCGAAGCGTCGTGACACGGAGGCAACATCTTCTGGGGGTGTCGGACCAAGAAGAGATCCAACATGCCCGCGCATCCGAGAGCCACATCCCAGGAGCTAGTTCGTTGCCGTTTTCGACGTCAGACCGGGCACGCGCATGTTGTCACGACCCTCAAGAGGGACTGCAGCGCTCGACGCATTGTGCGCCTCAACGGGGCGATCGGCGTCGGCAAGCCGCTGCACGGACAGCTTCTGGTCGATTCGTCGGCGGATCTGCCGACGAGCTCGTGGGACGGTTCCAACCCAGTACACAAGCCCCACGATTGCGACGAAACACGCGATGACCGCCGGGATCATGAGCAGCGGCAACAGTCGTCCAAGGAGTCCAAGGATGACGAAGAGTGCATACGCCACCATGACACCAGCCAGAAAGATGCTTCTGACCGGATGCTCGCGTGCAAACTCCATCTCGGCAAGTGGCCTGACTGCCGCGGAGCGGGCAGTTCGTCTCCACTCCTCGGCCCAAGCTGTCTCACCGTCTTTCGCGAGCTGATCTGCCATCATCAGAAGGCGCTTGCGTTCTCGATACCCCTTCTCGATCCGGTCCTGCGGGAGCCACTCGGTTCGGAACCAGTGGCCGGTCAGTCTGCTCGCACCGACGATGGCGAGTGGGATCACCGCTGCAAGAACTACTCCCATTAGCTGGTTGCTCATGTCGTCCTCCCAACGTTGGATTCGAATGATCCCGCACGGCGCTGACAATAGCGCCGCAATAGGACCGGCGACCACCAGTCCGTTCCCGAAGGGCATGGGTGAGGCCGCGCGCCGCGCAAGCTCAGCTCGTCGTGTTGTTTCCAGAACCTGGCACGGAAGCGCACACGGACGGTGTCGAATCAGGACATCAGAACGCCGGGGTTCATCACGCCCGCCGGGTCGAGCCCGTCCTTGGCGGCGCGGAGTACGCGGCCGAACGCGTCGCTGCGTTGCTGTTCGTACCACGGGCGGTGGTCGCGGGCGATGGCGTGGTGATGGGTGATCGTGCAGCCGCTGTCGATGATCGCGGCGGAGACCGCCGCCTTGATCTCGTCCCACTGTGAGAGCAGACCGTCCCAGCGTCCGGGTGCGTACACGCCGTAGTACGGCGCGGGGCCGTCGGGATAGACGTGCGTGAACCGACACGTCACGAGGCCGATACCGCAGACCGCCTCGACCGCCCGCTGTGCCGCCGTACGGACCGCGTTATGGAAGGCTTCGAATCGGTCCCATGTGCACGCGGTTTCGAACGTCTCCACCACCATCGAACGCTGGGCCATGGCATCAAGCTGGTACGGCATCCGCAGAAACGACGACCGCCACGAACCGGCGGCGTCCCGCTCCGTCGCCGAGGCCGAACGGTCCTTGGTCTCCCCTGCGCGTCCGCCGTGGTCGGCGACCAGCTCGAGCGCACGGTTCATCCACGCCTCGACCGGATGGTCGGCCGACTCGAACGCGACCACCAGCACTCCTCCGCTCGTCGAGATGCCGGCGTTCAGGTACGCCTCCGCCGGATCCAGCAGACGGCAATTGGTCGGGTAGAGCCCAGACTGCGCGAGCGCACGCGTCGCCTCGACCGCCTGCGCGAAGGAGTCGAGCTCGACCGACGTCGTCAGTCCGTACGTCGGCCGGTCCTGCAGCCGCATCCACGCCTCGGTGATGATGCCGAGACTGCCCTCGGAGCCGAGGAAGAAGCGATCGTGCGACGGACCAGCACCTGACCCCGGCAGCCGTCGCGACTCGCTCACCCCCGACGGCGTGACCACACGCAGCGACTCGGTGAGATCGTCGATGTGGGTGTACAGCGTCGCGTAATGCCCGCCCGCGCGCGTGGCCAGCCAACCGCCGAGTGTCGAGAACTGGAACGACTGCGGGAAGTGCCGCAACGTCAAGCCATGTGGGCGAAGCTGATCCTCCAAGCTCGGGCCGTACACACCCGGCTGGATCCGCGCCGCCCTGCTCGTACGGTCGATCTCGACGACCCGGTCGAGACGCTCCAGGTCGATCGTGACGACCGGACCATCGACCCGTGCCTCGACTCCCCCCGACCACCGAGCTGCCGCCGCCGTACGGGACGACCGCGATGCCCGCGTCGGAGCACCAGTCGAGCAAGGCGACGACGTCGGCCTCCGTACGCGGCCGCGCGACCCAATCGGGTACGTACTGCAGATCGCCGCGCAGGTTGCGTACGACGTCGCGAAACGCCTTGCCGTGCGCGTGACCAGCCCGATCCGCGGGCGCATCGGAGCATAGCTCGGCCAGCGCGGCGGGCGGGCGTACGCGCGGCCCCGGGATGTCGAGCGACTCCGGGCTCGGCGGCTCATGCATCGTGAAGTCGTGCTCGGGTACCAGCGCCGCGACGCGCTCCACCAAAGCGGCCGCTTCGGCCGCTTCGACGGCCTCATCGACGTCACCCCAACCCCACCATGAACGACTCATCAAGACTCCTCACGAAGGACACACGACGCCGGCAGCCGCGCCGTCGGCGCTCGATGCGAGCGTCTCACTCCTGCGTACGAGCAGGCACGGCGCGCTGCGGCGGAGAGGCTTGCGTGTCGAACTTCGTGCTCGCGAGTTGTCGCTCCGCGAACGTCACGAGATCCAGCACCTCGCCTGCCACGTACGCCCGAGTACCACGTTCAATCGACTTGCCATGCAATATCCCTGCCTGGCGTAGCTCATCGAGGGCGGCGTTGGCAGCCGGAAAAGAAACACCGAGAATCCGTCCCAGCGTCGTCGCCGTCAGGACGGGCGCTTCCGGTAGCTCAGCGAGCAGCCTCGCCACCGCTGAATCCGACCGTGGCGTTTCACGCAGACCTGCCGACGTTCGGTGCGCACGGAGGCGTTCCTCCCAAACCGAGCGCAAGTCGCTGATCTGCTGCATCAGACGCCGTGACTGCTCTGCTGCGACCGCAGATGCCTCGATGAACGAGTCGAGCCACGCATGAAGTGCGGAGTTGGCTTCCGAGCCGCCTGCCGGCCCGTCGTGGCGATAGGCCCCGAGCCCTTCCACATAGGCCGTACGCAGGGTTGCGAGGACGAGACTGATCGGAAGCACTGCCTGCTCAGTCATCCCGCGCCTTGTCAGCACGGTATGGATGAGTGCGCGGCCGACTCGGCCGTTTCCGTCCGTGAATGGATGGATCGTCTCGAACTGCGCATGCACAATGGCCGCTTGGATCAGCGGTGAGTGTGCCGAGCCGTTCAGGTAGTCGACGAGAT harbors:
- a CDS encoding FAD-binding oxidoreductase gives rise to the protein MCSTYPIGSRGRVRRPTSSPCSTGAPTRASRSSRTAAAARWSGGVEARVDGPVVTIDLERLDRVVEIDRTSRAARIQPGVYGPSLEDQLRPHGLTLRHFPQSFQFSTLGGWLATRAGGHYATLYTHIDDLTESLRVVTPSGVSESRRLPGSGAGPSHDRFFLGSEGSLGIITEAWMRLQDRPTYGLTTSVELDSFAQAVEATRALAQSGLYPTNCRLLDPAEAYLNAGISTSGGVLVVAFESADHPVEAWMNRALELVADHGGRAGETKDRSASATERDAAGSWRSSFLRMPYQLDAMAQRSMVVETFETACTWDRFEAFHNAVRTAAQRAVEAVCGIGLVTCRFTHVYPDGPAPYYGVYAPGRWDGLLSQWDEIKAAVSAAIIDSGCTITHHHAIARDHRPWYEQQRSDAFGRVLRAAKDGLDPAGVMNPGVLMS
- a CDS encoding Fic family protein; protein product: MALAELGQSEDVRGIGEQARLVANNMTVVWRSTTELAEVETVSVDQIVDLHRALLPDQLRHHGLRSVQNWIGGSDWSPVGADFVPPAPSRVSALMSDLVDYLNGSAHSPLIQAAIVHAQFETIHPFTDGNGRVGRALIHTVLTRRGMTEQAVLPISLVLATLRTAYVEGLGAYRHDGPAGGSEANSALHAWLDSFIEASAVAAEQSRRLMQQISDLRSVWEERLRAHRTSAGLRETPRSDSAVARLLAELPEAPVLTATTLGRILGVSFPAANAALDELRQAGILHGKSIERGTRAYVAGEVLDLVTFAERQLASTKFDTQASPPQRAVPARTQE